A stretch of DNA from Promicromonospora sukumoe:
TGATCCAGGCGATCCTCGTCGAGCTGCTGCCGACGGACGCCGAGCGGCGCCAGGACACCGTGGTGCTCAACGCCTTCCACACGGCCGCACTCACGGCCTCCGACGTCGTCGCGGAGGACACGCTGGGCGCGCCGCGGTACCTGGTCACCGCTATCGCGGACCAGCTCCGGCGGGCGGGAGCAGGGGCGGCGGCCAGCGCGGGCGGCGCACAGTCAGCCGGCAGCCCGGCCGACGACGCCGCCGGCAGCGCGACCAACGGCGCGGCCGACAGCGCAGCCGACCTGGACGCGGAGCTGATCGTCGCCGCCGCGAGCGGGCTGGCGCAGACGCTGCTGATCGACGCGAGCGCCGCGTCGCGCGCGGACGCACTGCTCGACCGGCTGCTGGACCGCCTGGTCGGACCGTAGGCCGCCCCGCCGGTGCGTCTACAGGCTGGAATAGGCGAGGTAGAACGCAGCCGCGACGACCGCCGTCCCGCCCACGGCCAGGGCGACCGGCAGCACGCCCCGGACGCGGCGCACGAGCACGCCGGCCAGCAGCGCGAGGCCGGCGACGCCGATCACCGTCCAGTAGACCGGGCTGGTGGTCTCCCGGATGATCGTCAGCCCGTAGACCGCCTCGCCCACGCCGATGCCGGCGAGCAGCGCCGTGCCGAACGCCGCGCGGACGCCGTCGGCCCGCAGCCAGGACGCGGCGACGCCGACGAACGGGCCGGCCACCACGCCGACCACCGAGAACAGGAGCGGGTCGTAGTAGAACCCGCGCAGGTCGGCCGCGACGGTGTATCCGAGCACGAGCAGCACGAAGCTCACCGCGCCCAGCACGGCGGCCGGCGCGGTGCGGACCCGGGACCAGTACACGAGCAGGGCCGTGAGCACCGTCCATCCGCTGGCCGAGTTGGCGAAGGACGCGAAGGCGTCCGGCAGGAACCCCTGGGCGTACGACGTCAGGCCGCCCAGCAGGAAGCTCAGGACGACCACGATCCCGGACCGCACCAGCGGGCGGTACAGGTCGGCGCGGGCGGACGAGGTGTCGGCGGTCGTGGTCATGGCCACGAAACTACCGACGCACGCCGCCCCCGGCATCGGGCCCCGGGTGGACGGCGTCGTCAGCCCCAGGGTGGACGACGCCGGCCGCGGCCGGCGCACCGAGCGTCCGGGCGACGTCCCGGACCAGGGCGGGCGTCCGCCGTCGGCCGACCAGCGCGAACCACCGGGCGACCGGGTACGACAGCCGCACCACGAAGTAGTTCACGTACTCCAGCACGCCGAAGGCCCAGACGAGCAGGCAGACCACCAGGGCTCCGCCGTCGGCGCCGGACAGCAGCAGGCCCGCCAGACAGACCGCCAGCAGCACCGGGTTCAGCAGGCGGAACGCCCGGTACGTGAGGGCGACGGGACGCGGCATCCCGCGTCGCCCCGTACCCCGCCGCGGGCTCCCCAAGCGCCCGGAGCCGGGCAACCAGGCGCGCGCGGCGAGCCAGTAGGCGCTGCCCTGCAGCAGCACGACCAGCAACGGCGTCATGGCCCACCACAGCGCGGGCCCGCCGTCATCGCCCAGCCGGGCCGCGACCCCGGGCCGGACGACGACGAAGACCACCACGGCGGCCAGCTCGCCCAGGCCGAGGTTCAGGTAGGTGCGGCGCAGGCCCGCGGCCCCATGGGCGGTCAACCGCGGACCTCCTCGACCGGCTGCCGCAGGATGGTCCGCTGCTTCTCGGGCGCCACCTTGCGGAAGTCGCTGAGGTAGATCTCGTGGTGCCGGCCGGTCCGGCGCAGCCCGCGGCCCGGGATGAACTCGTCGTGCATCCGCGCGAGCGTCCCGGCCTCGGCGTCGAACGAGCCGACGTGCAGCGTCTGCACGCACCGCCCCTCGGCCAGCGTCTCCAGGCGGACGTCGCCGAGCCGGGCCGGGCCGCCCTTCGCCCTGACCTTCTCGTCGACCTTCGCCACGGCGGCGTCGAACATCTCCGGGGTGGTCCAGTCCGGCTGCATGATCAGCAGGGTCCAGTCCCAGCGGGACTTG
This window harbors:
- a CDS encoding GyrI-like domain-containing protein, whose protein sequence is MDKADFKKSLDAYQAKRDQFRLVDVPEQWYLMIDGHGDPNTSPAFAEAIEVLYPVAYTLKFASKRELGRDYVVMPLEGQWWAQDMAAFTSQRDKSRWDWTLLIMQPDWTTPEMFDAAVAKVDEKVRAKGGPARLGDVRLETLAEGRCVQTLHVGSFDAEAGTLARMHDEFIPGRGLRRTGRHHEIYLSDFRKVAPEKQRTILRQPVEEVRG
- a CDS encoding DUF6518 family protein, with translation MTTTADTSSARADLYRPLVRSGIVVVLSFLLGGLTSYAQGFLPDAFASFANSASGWTVLTALLVYWSRVRTAPAAVLGAVSFVLLVLGYTVAADLRGFYYDPLLFSVVGVVAGPFVGVAASWLRADGVRAAFGTALLAGIGVGEAVYGLTIIRETTSPVYWTVIGVAGLALLAGVLVRRVRGVLPVALAVGGTAVVAAAFYLAYSSL
- a CDS encoding TetR/AcrR family transcriptional regulator yields the protein MPRLADHDQRRTQITDATRRVVAREGLGAATFQSVAAEAGISVRLVQYYFGTKRKFLLATHQAVVADAGARFTRRLEALGGDPAPRDVIQAILVELLPTDAERRQDTVVLNAFHTAALTASDVVAEDTLGAPRYLVTAIADQLRRAGAGAAASAGGAQSAGSPADDAAGSATNGAADSAADLDAELIVAAASGLAQTLLIDASAASRADALLDRLLDRLVGP